In Necator americanus strain Aroian chromosome IV, whole genome shotgun sequence, the following proteins share a genomic window:
- a CDS encoding hypothetical protein (NECATOR_CHRIV.G15331.T2) — MKIIVQVYVMFFSLPYVKSCAATSPGTSIPTTGTTTTASALTACMTCTVSQISFDKANGAPNSIDSSFRVEAPDPATGCLLLTSICAAQQGFFAFMEFNINEGGPKENLDVVQVAQEVIDSGPRRHTHDSPWRLKLCIYNARTVSTDADLHALFGAAEGIKFYVIVLQETKCRKSDVRQMNESTLVIRGEKVPSRNVGGVGFVVHPSVVHLVDSHEILSPRLAILRLRPLRQKSTSIINCYSPTSAVDDSELDAFYEELEEVVRNEKSFYKFVVGDFKAKLGKVTEEEYRIGSFGLGDRNENGNRLAGLLSAARLFHGNSLFMKKDHRRWTWESPNGATRAEIDHILTNRRW; from the exons ATGAAAATCATTGTCCAGGTGTATGTGATGTTCTTTTCGCTACCGTATGTGAAAAGCTGTGCTGCAACTTCTCCTGGAACGTCAATTCCAACAACCGGCACAACTACCACAGCGTCAGCACTCA CTGCATGCATGACCTGTACGGTCTCCCAAATTTCCTTCGATAAAGCCAATGGTGCGCCGAATAGTATAGACTCTAGCTTTAG AGTGGAAGCACCTGATCCAGCAACAGGTTGTTTACTGCTAACGTCTATTTGTGCAGCACAACAAggcttttttgcttttatggAATTCAACATCAACGAAGGTGGTCCAAAAGAGAATCTTGACGTTGTACAG gttgctcaggaagtcattgattctggaccaaggcgacacacgcacgactcgccatggagactcaAACTCTGTatttacaacgcgagaacagtgtccacagacgctgacctacATGCCCTTTTCGGAGCTGCAGAGGGTATCAAATTTTACGTGATTgttctgcaggagaccaagtgcagaaagagcgacgtacgacagatgaatgaaagTACACttgtcattcgtggagagaaggttccgtcgcgaaatgtaggcggtgttggttttgttgtgcacccatctgttgtccatctcgtcgattctcacgagatcctgtcacctcgtctggccattcttcgcctccgccctctgcgccaaaaatccaccagtatcatcaactgctattcaccaacatcagcagttgatgattccgaattggacgcgttttacgaggagctggaggaagtagtccgcaacgagaagtccttttacaaattcgttgtcggagacttcaaagcaaaactaggaaaggtcacagaagaagaatacaggattggaagttttggactaggggaccggaatgaaaatggcaatcgtctcgccgggctgttgtccgccgctcgcctctttcatgggaactctcttttcatgaaaaaagatcatcgtcgatggacatgggaatcgcccaatggcgcgactcgtgcggagatcgaccacatactcaccaaccggaggtggtga
- a CDS encoding hypothetical protein (NECATOR_CHRIV.G15328.T3) has protein sequence MRKFWAEVVKEDLRTLGMNRQFRRDERVRRILNSYEWIDSVQALAENREGWAELCSRTPPFDEDVAKIHQSQFGTQLVDRVPVVNSSNEAQLRLSVSNPFVMCGSEPWTALLAVDGGA, from the exons ATGCGGAAGTTCTGGGCtgaagtggtgaaagaggacctgaggacactcggtaTGAATAGGCAGTTCAGACGAGACGAAAGGGTTCGCAGAATACTGAATAGctacgaatggattgattctgtgcaagctctcgcagaaaatcgagaaggttgggcagagttGTGTTCAAGGACGCCACCCTTCGACGAGGATgtgg caaagattcACCAAAGCCAATTCGGTACTCAACTCGTTGACCGAGTGCCTGTGGTCAATTCCAGCAACGAAGCCCAGCTGCGTCTCTCTGTTAGTAATCCGTTCGTGATGTGCGGATCGGAGCCCTGGACAGCGCTTTTGGCGGTTGATGGAGGagcttga
- a CDS encoding hypothetical protein (NECATOR_CHRIV.G15331.T1): MLLFRTTADLQHIELAVTEKCRSTVQAMKEVKIAYYILLVLNTKSPLVYVMFFSLPYVKSCAATSPGTSIPTTGTTTTASALTACMTCTVSQISFDKANGAPNSIDSSFRVEAPDPATGCLLLTSICAAQQGFFAFMEFNINEGGPKENLDVVQVVEALLECKNGAWFYQNVPRQIGRRPVVKAKLVVAWLLSLGKSLFATPAYSLPQYPAHWTLPSQTSDGMATDADLHALFGAAEGIKFYVIVLQETKCRKSDVRQMNESTLVIRGEKVPSRNVGGVGFVVHPSVVHLVDSHEILSPRLAILRLRPLRQKSTSIINCYSPTSAVDDSELDAFYEELEEVVRNEKSFYKFVVGDFKAKLGKVTEEEYRIGSFGLGDRNENGNRLAGLLSAARLFHGNSLFMKKDHRRWTWESPNGATRAEIDHILTNRRCHTMEKNICYRQRRRKEVVSDDCVLEDSLFQGDWHIEEDPNVDYEMLLRGLRACAGCASKPRTTNLDRISVTIEELLERRRALRTLDEAQPQEQAGFRQGFSCLDQTVSRVIEVCREYRMPLVLTFVDYEKAFDRVETNAILSALVVQGVDASYVRTLANCYERCTTRIQLFHHLIIPIGKGVRQGDTKSPKLFMAALQWIMKSLSWEERSIRVDGRFLSNLRFADDIVLFSSSTNEAETMLNELNEAGKRIALRINKKKTQFMKNAYCEDGGVQLEGSQIVETPSYVYLGRSMNMENDLKEELNRRMRAAWAAFAAVREATDQLTDQDLRAHLFDSTVLSSLCYAAKTWADTTTTSRKLLSTHRALKRCLLKFNRRTQHLAGLRSSDLRGISRLRDPAEYVLKAKHRWAGHIMRRIDDRWTKRTLEWIPRDAKRPRRRPPTR; this comes from the exons aTGCTACTTTTCCGTACAACTGCGGATCTTCAACATATTGAATTGGCTGTAACAGAAAAGTGCcgaagcactgtgcaagctatgaagGAAGTAAAGATTGCCTACTATATTCTcttagtactcaatacgaagtcacctctg GTGTATGTGATGTTCTTTTCGCTACCGTATGTGAAAAGCTGTGCTGCAACTTCTCCTGGAACGTCAATTCCAACAACCGGCACAACTACCACAGCGTCAGCACTCA CTGCATGCATGACCTGTACGGTCTCCCAAATTTCCTTCGATAAAGCCAATGGTGCGCCGAATAGTATAGACTCTAGCTTTAG AGTGGAAGCACCTGATCCAGCAACAGGTTGTTTACTGCTAACGTCTATTTGTGCAGCACAACAAggcttttttgcttttatggAATTCAACATCAACGAAGGTGGTCCAAAAGAGAATCTTGACGTTGTACAG GTGGTTGAAGCATTACTGGAATGCAAGAACGGTGCCTGGTTCTATCAAAATGTTCCTAGACAG attgggcgacgacctgtggtgaaggCCAAGCTCgtcgtggcatggctgcttagtttggggaaaagtctctttgccactccagcatattcactgcctcagtaccctgcacactggaccctgccgtctcagacgtcggacggtatggcgaccg acgctgacctacATGCCCTTTTCGGAGCTGCAGAGGGTATCAAATTTTACGTGATTgttctgcaggagaccaagtgcagaaagagcgacgtacgacagatgaatgaaagTACACttgtcattcgtggagagaaggttccgtcgcgaaatgtaggcggtgttggttttgttgtgcacccatctgttgtccatctcgtcgattctcacgagatcctgtcacctcgtctggccattcttcgcctccgccctctgcgccaaaaatccaccagtatcatcaactgctattcaccaacatcagcagttgatgattccgaattggacgcgttttacgaggagctggaggaagtagtccgcaacgagaagtccttttacaaattcgttgtcggagacttcaaagcaaaactaggaaaggtcacagaagaagaatacaggattggaagttttggactaggggaccggaatgaaaatggcaatcgtctcgccgggctgttgtccgccgctcgcctctttcatgggaactctcttttcatgaaaaaagatcatcgtcgatggacatgggaatcgcccaatggcgcgactcgtgcggagatcgaccacatactcaccaaccggaggtg ccacacgatggaaaagaacatctgctatcgacaacgaagaagaaaagaagttgtctccgacgattgcgtactcgaggattCCTTGttccaaggtgactggcacatcgaggaggatccaaacgtggactacgagatgctgctcagaggattacgagcctgtgctgggtgtgcctcgaagccgcgcacgacaaacttggaccGAATTTCGGTGACCATCGAGGAATTGTTGGAacgaagaagggctttgag gacgctggatgaagcccagcctcaagaacaagctggattccgccaagggttcagctgcttggaccagaccgtgtcgagggtcatagaggtttgccgggaataccgaatgccccttgttctaaccttcgtcgactatgagaaagcctttgaccgcgtagaaacgaatgcaatactgtcagcgctggtcgttcaaggtgtggacgcgtcgtatgtgaggacattagccaattgctacgaacgatgcacgactaggatacagctatTCCACCATCTCatcatacccattggaaagggggtacgacaaggcgatactaaatcgccgaagctgttcatggctgcattgcaatggataatgaaatcactatcctgggaagaaaggagcATACgcgttgatggaagatttctttcgaaccttcgtttcgcggacgacatcgttctcttttcgagcagtaccaatgaagcagaaacgatgctcaacgaattaaacgaagcagggaagagaatagcactgcgaataaacaaaaagaagacacagttcatgaagaacgcctactgcgaggacggaggagtacaacttgaaggctcccaaatcgtggaaactccgtcatacgtatacctcggacgttctatgaacatggaaaacgacttgaaggaagaactaaatagaagaatgagagcagcatgggcagcattcgcagccgtcagggaagctacggaccaactgacggaccaagatcttcgtgcccatctgttcgactcgacagtcctttcatcgctctgttacgcagcgaagacgtgggcagacaccacgaccacgtctaggaagctacttagtacccacagagcccttaagagatgtctcctgaagttcaaccggcgcacacaacatctTGCCGGGCTTCGTAGCTCTGACTTAAGGGGAATATCCCGTCTTCgtgacccagcggaatatgtgttgaaagcaaaacatagatgggccggtcacatcatgagaagaatcgacgatagatggactaaaagaacgctagagtggatcccaagggacgctaaacgccctcgaaggagaccgccaacgagatga
- a CDS encoding hypothetical protein (NECATOR_CHRIV.G15328.T1): MRKFWAEVVKEDLRTLGMNRQFRRDERVRRILNSYEWIDSVQALAENREGWAELCSRTPPFDEDALRGVNLEERQARLKNLAKLYFGNTTSTIRQNNNVASAVIDVDVKEFVTGSINDPSIEEINRKEGVSEFLFQGDINLTDEQLDWIERNIDIRKNTRSKRQVDSGARLWSNNRVFYFFDISIASGYMLGNYAKGPYKPILPP, from the exons ATGCGGAAGTTCTGGGCtgaagtggtgaaagaggacctgaggacactcggtaTGAATAGGCAGTTCAGACGAGACGAAAGGGTTCGCAGAATACTGAATAGctacgaatggattgattctgtgcaagctctcgcagaaaatcgagaaggttgggcagagttGTGTTCAAGGACGCCACCCTTCGACGAGGAT GCTCTTCGTGGCGTGAATCTAGAGGAGCGGCAGGCTAGACTAAAGAATCTTGCCAAATTGTATTTCGGAAACACTACAAGTACGATACGGCAAAATAACAATGTTGCCTCTGCTGTGATTGAC GTCGATGTTAAAGAATTCGTCACAGGTTCAATAAATGATCCTAGCATAGAGGAGATTAATCGGAAAGAAGGTGTCTCTGAGTTCCTTTTCCAAGGTGATATTAATTTGACCGA CGAACAATTAGACTGGATAGAAAGGAATATAGACATCAGAAAAAACACCCGAAGTAAACGTCAAGTGGACAGCGGCGCACGTCTTTGGAGTAATAATCGTGTCTTCTACTTCTTTGACATCAGCATAG CATCAGGATACATGCTGGGAAACTATGCGAAGGGACCATacaaacccattctaccgccttAG
- a CDS encoding hypothetical protein (NECATOR_CHRIV.G15328.T2), whose protein sequence is MEFDLDLLRKQVEADPYQTTRELTVSLGVNQTAVVCGLKSIDGVRKLGRWVPHALTQYDVDRHADMALSLLMLKRIHTWLEHLVTSGDEKWIIYPNSIIFILFAGMPNGLTKALRGVNLEERQARLKNLAKLYFGNTTSTIRQNNNVASAVIDVDVKEFVTGSINDPSIEEINRKEGVSEFLFQGDINLTDEQLDWIERNIDIRKNTRSKRQVDSGARLWSNNRVFYFFDISIGTRPVYQ, encoded by the exons ATGGAGTTTGATCTAGACTTGCTGCGGAAACAGGTGGAAGCCGATCCGTATCAAACCACTCGCGAACTGACCGTCTCTCTTGGGGTGAATCAAACCGCGGTTGTTTGCGGATTGAAGTCAATTGACGGGGTGCGAAAACTAGGTCGATGGGTGCCACATGCTCTGACACAGTATGACGTGGACCGCCACGCTGATATGGCACTTTCCCTCCTCATGCTCAAGCGCATCCACACGTGGCTTGAGCATCTAGTCACGTCGGGGGATGAGAAGTGGATTATCTACCCTAATTCTATTATCTTTATCTTATTCGCCGGCATGCCCAATGGGTTGACAAAG GCTCTTCGTGGCGTGAATCTAGAGGAGCGGCAGGCTAGACTAAAGAATCTTGCCAAATTGTATTTCGGAAACACTACAAGTACGATACGGCAAAATAACAATGTTGCCTCTGCTGTGATTGAC GTCGATGTTAAAGAATTCGTCACAGGTTCAATAAATGATCCTAGCATAGAGGAGATTAATCGGAAAGAAGGTGTCTCTGAGTTCCTTTTCCAAGGTGATATTAATTTGACCGA CGAACAATTAGACTGGATAGAAAGGAATATAGACATCAGAAAAAACACCCGAAGTAAACGTCAAGTGGACAGCGGCGCACGTCTTTGGAGTAATAATCGTGTCTTCTACTTCTTTGACATCAGCATAGGTACGAGGCCTGTATATCAGTGA
- a CDS encoding hypothetical protein (NECATOR_CHRIV.G15329.T1) encodes MHQRAAALVRTPAECAKPFEVVTGVTQGARPFLFNFAIDDVMRRIVDQCPADIIPVPSGHPLTDLEYADDVVIFAKSSTNLQHVVHLVSKLAAAQGLRLCPDKCKQIRVDGQPIELVDEFCYLGCTLKNNGKKDTKAKMR; translated from the coding sequence ATGCATCAACGAGCAGCTGCTctagttcgaacaccagccgaaTGTGCAAAACCGTTCGAGGTGGTGACTGGAGTGACACAAGGAGCACGACcgttcctgttcaacttcgctatCGATGACGTTATGCGAAGGAtagtagatcagtgtcctgccgatatcattcCAGTACCATCAGGACACCCATTGAccgacctcgagtacgccgacgatgttgttatatttgcAAAAAGCAGTACGAatcttcaacatgttgtccaccttgtatcgaagctagcTGCAGCCCAAGGACTACGACTatgccctgataaatgcaaacaAATCAGGGtagacggacaaccgatagaactcgtcgatgagttctgttacctgggctgtacgctgaagaacaacggcaagAAAGATACAAaggcaaagatgcgctaa
- a CDS encoding hypothetical protein (NECATOR_CHRIV.G15331.T3), with translation MAKIRLSHTMEKNICYRQRRRKEVVSDDCVLEDSLFQGDWHIEEDPNVDYEMLLRGLRACAGCASKPRTTNLDRISVTIEELLERRRALRFDPNALHIERTLDEAQPQEQAGFRQGFSCLDQTVSRVIEVCREYRMPLVLTFVDYEKAFDRVETNAILSALVVQGVDASYVRTLANCYERCTTRIQLFHHLIIPIGKGVRQGDTKSPKLFMAALQWIMKSLSWEERSIRVDGRFLSNLRFADDIVLFSSSTNEAETMLNELNEAGKRIALRINKKKTQFMKNAYCEDGGVQLEGSQIVETPSYVYLGRSMNMENDLKEELNRRMRAAWAAFAAVREATDQLTDQDLRAHLFDSTVLSSLCYAAKTWADTTTTSRKLLSTHRALKRCLLKFNRRTQHLAGLRSSDLRGISRLRDPAEYVLKAKHRWAGHIMRRIDDRWTKRTLEWIPRDAKRPRRRPPTR, from the exons AtggcgaaaatacgacttagccacacgatggaaaagaacatctgctatcgacaacgaagaagaaaagaagttgtctccgacgattgcgtactcgaggattCCTTGttccaaggtgactggcacatcgaggaggatccaaacgtggactacgagatgctgctcagaggattacgagcctgtgctgggtgtgcctcgaagccgcgcacgacaaacttggaccGAATTTCGGTGACCATCGAGGAATTGTTGGAacgaagaagggctttgaggtttgatccgaatgcattgcacattgagcg gacgctggatgaagcccagcctcaagaacaagctggattccgccaagggttcagctgcttggaccagaccgtgtcgagggtcatagaggtttgccgggaataccgaatgccccttgttctaaccttcgtcgactatgagaaagcctttgaccgcgtagaaacgaatgcaatactgtcagcgctggtcgttcaaggtgtggacgcgtcgtatgtgaggacattagccaattgctacgaacgatgcacgactaggatacagctatTCCACCATCTCatcatacccattggaaagggggtacgacaaggcgatactaaatcgccgaagctgttcatggctgcattgcaatggataatgaaatcactatcctgggaagaaaggagcATACgcgttgatggaagatttctttcgaaccttcgtttcgcggacgacatcgttctcttttcgagcagtaccaatgaagcagaaacgatgctcaacgaattaaacgaagcagggaagagaatagcactgcgaataaacaaaaagaagacacagttcatgaagaacgcctactgcgaggacggaggagtacaacttgaaggctcccaaatcgtggaaactccgtcatacgtatacctcggacgttctatgaacatggaaaacgacttgaaggaagaactaaatagaagaatgagagcagcatgggcagcattcgcagccgtcagggaagctacggaccaactgacggaccaagatcttcgtgcccatctgttcgactcgacagtcctttcatcgctctgttacgcagcgaagacgtgggcagacaccacgaccacgtctaggaagctacttagtacccacagagcccttaagagatgtctcctgaagttcaaccggcgcacacaacatctTGCCGGGCTTCGTAGCTCTGACTTAAGGGGAATATCCCGTCTTCgtgacccagcggaatatgtgttgaaagcaaaacatagatgggccggtcacatcatgagaagaatcgacgatagatggactaaaagaacgctagagtggatcccaagggacgctaaacgccctcgaaggagaccgccaacgagatga
- a CDS encoding hypothetical protein (NECATOR_CHRIV.G15331.T4): protein MNESTLVIRGEKVPSRNVGGVGFVVHPSVVHLVDSHEILSPRLAILRLRPLRQKSTSIINCYSPTSAVDDSELDAFYEELEEVVRNEKSFYKFVVGDFKAKLGKVTEEEYRIGSFGLGDRNENGNRLAGLLSAARLFHGNSLFMKKDHRRWTWESPNGATRAEIDHILTNRRW, encoded by the coding sequence atgaatgaaagTACACttgtcattcgtggagagaaggttccgtcgcgaaatgtaggcggtgttggttttgttgtgcacccatctgttgtccatctcgtcgattctcacgagatcctgtcacctcgtctggccattcttcgcctccgccctctgcgccaaaaatccaccagtatcatcaactgctattcaccaacatcagcagttgatgattccgaattggacgcgttttacgaggagctggaggaagtagtccgcaacgagaagtccttttacaaattcgttgtcggagacttcaaagcaaaactaggaaaggtcacagaagaagaatacaggattggaagttttggactaggggaccggaatgaaaatggcaatcgtctcgccgggctgttgtccgccgctcgcctctttcatgggaactctcttttcatgaaaaaagatcatcgtcgatggacatgggaatcgcccaatggcgcgactcgtgcggagatcgaccacatactcaccaaccggaggtggtga
- a CDS encoding hypothetical protein (NECATOR_CHRIV.G15330.T1) codes for MYSYESTEQEEALLCGFPDEMHPERYKGNAPGSIAAEEVCLCICGNKIHNSVGHLLNALRAEGVKRKFVRLPDDMHQRAAALVRTPAECAKPFEVVTGVTQGARPFLFNFAIDDVMRRIVDQCPADIIPVPSGHPLTDLEYADDVVIFAKSSTNLQHVVHLVSKLAAAQGLRLCPDKCKQIRVDGQPIELVDEFCYLGCTLKNNGKKDTKAKMR; via the exons ATGTATTCATATGAGAGTACGGAgcaggaagaagctttgctATGCGGATTTCCCGACGAAATGCATCCAGAACGCtacaagggaaacgctcccggttctattgccgcagaagaagtttgcctttgcatctgcggaaacaaaatccacaattCTGTAG GccatcttctcaacgcgctccgcgccgaagGAGTAAAAAggaagttcgttcgcttgcctGATGACATGCATCAACGAGCAGCTGCTctagttcgaacaccagccgaaTGTGCAAAACCGTTCGAGGTGGTGACTGGAGTGACACAAGGAGCACGACcgttcctgttcaacttcgctatCGATGACGTTATGCGAAGGAtagtagatcagtgtcctgccgatatcattcCAGTACCATCAGGACACCCATTGAccgacctcgagtacgccgacgatgttgttatatttgcAAAAAGCAGTACGAatcttcaacatgttgtccaccttgtatcgaagctagcTGCAGCCCAAGGACTACGACTatgccctgataaatgcaaacaAATCAGGGtagacggacaaccgatagaactcgtcgatgagttctgttacctgggctgtacgctgaagaacaacggcaagAAAGATACAAaggcaaagatgcgctaa